One Natrinema halophilum genomic window carries:
- a CDS encoding DUF5815 family protein yields MAAPRVPGSGGGDRLELPCGEFVDPHEIDLGMREYDCSCGDTHAVVTDVHPPSRFFPESLVAVLQETIDTDDEFGAFGTPHLLGVVLEEFPERIAVYDASGDGAVGYALLWIADFDSRRLHEIIVELVVELMEHAISHAENDAAVSEFESHMLEFDVSEFVDQYRRQRDFESEHDRPV; encoded by the coding sequence ATGGCAGCGCCCCGCGTTCCTGGCTCCGGCGGCGGCGATCGGCTCGAACTTCCCTGCGGGGAGTTCGTCGATCCCCACGAGATCGATCTGGGGATGCGCGAGTACGACTGTTCTTGCGGCGACACCCACGCCGTCGTGACCGACGTTCACCCCCCGTCGCGGTTTTTCCCCGAATCGCTCGTTGCCGTCCTCCAGGAAACGATCGATACCGACGACGAGTTCGGCGCGTTCGGCACACCTCATCTGCTGGGTGTCGTCCTGGAGGAGTTCCCCGAACGGATTGCCGTCTACGACGCAAGCGGCGACGGAGCCGTCGGCTACGCGTTGCTATGGATCGCGGATTTCGATTCCCGACGGCTTCACGAGATCATCGTCGAACTCGTCGTCGAACTCATGGAACACGCGATCAGCCACGCCGAAAACGACGCCGCGGTCTCCGAGTTCGAGTCACACATGCTCGAGTTCGACGTTTCGGAGTTCGTCGACCAGTACCGCCGCCAGCGCGATTTCGAGAGCGAGCACGATCGACCGGTGTAA
- a CDS encoding ABC transporter substrate-binding protein produces the protein MTASDTVTFQLNWEPNGFQSPYFFAREEGFYEAEGLEIEFVEGHGSPYAAERAARGDADIALAGASAVLTTQSKGFEPLAVAAVTQKTPAAVYTLRDVFGEQLSKPAQLAGRTVAPSATKTRILTAQLLENAGIRDEVDLLDVDPHTHHRVQHKVIDGTVDAAVGVVTNGIEIGREHDRTPDELPIGEYLDIYGMTLVTGPEFARDRPETIRSFLRASARGWAAATRDPERAIDVLVGRNATLERNRDIEQLKFETAANRLQFTSYVRKHGWGAQDPDRWRRLGETLSETALLEGAIDPDAVWTGDFRPDESLVTEYADRIRPAVE, from the coding sequence ATGACCGCGTCAGACACCGTCACCTTTCAGCTCAACTGGGAGCCCAACGGATTCCAGTCGCCCTATTTTTTCGCCCGCGAGGAGGGATTTTACGAGGCAGAGGGTCTCGAAATCGAGTTCGTCGAGGGGCACGGTTCGCCGTACGCGGCCGAACGCGCTGCACGTGGCGACGCCGACATCGCTCTCGCAGGGGCCAGTGCTGTGTTGACGACGCAGAGCAAGGGGTTCGAACCGCTCGCGGTCGCGGCGGTGACACAGAAGACCCCGGCGGCCGTCTACACCCTGCGGGACGTCTTCGGCGAGCAACTCTCGAAACCCGCACAGCTGGCGGGTCGAACCGTCGCGCCGTCCGCGACGAAGACGCGGATCCTCACCGCGCAACTGCTCGAGAACGCGGGTATTCGCGACGAGGTCGACCTTCTGGACGTCGATCCGCACACGCACCACCGGGTCCAGCACAAGGTGATCGACGGCACGGTCGACGCCGCAGTCGGCGTGGTCACCAACGGAATCGAGATCGGCCGCGAACACGACCGGACCCCCGACGAACTCCCGATCGGCGAGTACCTGGACATCTACGGTATGACGCTCGTTACCGGTCCCGAGTTCGCCCGTGATCGACCGGAGACGATCCGATCGTTCCTTCGGGCGAGCGCACGCGGTTGGGCCGCCGCGACCCGCGATCCGGAGCGTGCCATCGACGTCCTCGTCGGGCGAAACGCCACGCTCGAGCGCAATCGGGATATCGAGCAGCTCAAGTTCGAGACTGCCGCGAATCGACTCCAGTTCACGTCGTACGTCCGGAAACACGGGTGGGGCGCACAGGATCCTGACCGGTGGCGCCGACTCGGCGAGACGCTCTCCGAGACGGCCTTGCTAGAAGGTGCGATCGATCCGGACGCTGTCTGGACCGGCGACTTCCGGCCCGACGAGTCGCTCGTCACCGAATACGCCGATCGAATCCGGCCGGCGGTCGAGTAA
- a CDS encoding ABC transporter substrate-binding protein, protein MLTHQPVRLFHLPFSFMLPQKVAVERGYFREEGIAVDLVERDRRDVEVKYIPAEETLTGDYDVDLYPICKWESIRRTWDMDDGRIVANGTFANLPYTVFTRPDSAIESPADLENVPVGVNRRTGQEYTARKALEDHVPPDEIDLVGCGMPTDRLQALHDGRVDAVTLIDPHSTLADHLGFRRLLEYDNHMGIVGSDDIDRDLLAAFLRAYECAVADINANPDAFRETYLEMLEAEESMAPELFDEVDVETVRKEITVPRFGVPVPVDRETLDEHLAWMQARGLIDEKAAIDDIVAPL, encoded by the coding sequence ATGTTAACACACCAACCAGTAAGACTGTTTCATCTTCCGTTCTCGTTTATGCTGCCACAGAAGGTGGCGGTCGAGCGGGGATACTTTCGTGAGGAAGGAATCGCGGTCGATCTGGTCGAGCGCGACCGTCGGGACGTCGAAGTCAAGTACATTCCCGCCGAGGAGACGCTGACTGGCGATTACGACGTCGATCTGTACCCCATCTGCAAGTGGGAGAGCATCCGCAGAACGTGGGACATGGACGACGGACGCATCGTCGCGAACGGAACGTTCGCCAATCTCCCCTATACCGTCTTTACTCGGCCAGATTCCGCTATCGAATCGCCTGCGGATCTCGAAAACGTACCGGTCGGTGTCAATCGGCGAACCGGCCAGGAGTATACCGCGCGGAAAGCCCTCGAGGATCACGTCCCGCCCGACGAGATCGACCTCGTCGGCTGCGGGATGCCGACCGACCGGTTGCAGGCCCTCCACGACGGTCGCGTCGACGCCGTAACGCTCATCGACCCCCACAGTACCCTGGCCGATCACCTCGGATTTCGGCGGCTTCTCGAGTACGACAATCACATGGGGATCGTCGGAAGCGACGACATCGACCGCGACCTGCTCGCAGCCTTCCTGCGCGCTTACGAGTGCGCGGTCGCGGACATCAACGCCAATCCGGATGCGTTCCGGGAGACGTACCTCGAGATGCTCGAGGCCGAGGAATCGATGGCTCCGGAACTGTTCGACGAGGTCGACGTCGAGACCGTCCGCAAGGAAATTACAGTTCCGCGGTTCGGGGTGCCAGTCCCCGTCGACCGCGAGACGCTCGACGAGCACCTCGCCTGGATGCAGGCTCGCGGATTGATCGACGAGAAAGCGGCGATAGACGACATCGTCGCGCCGCTGTGA
- a CDS encoding PAS domain S-box protein: protein MAVFGTTDSHYHHTVLYLDPDPATRRRTADGIESTANLDVEHVTTPSELRTALTSADEYACVVTEYRLEETDALALYEQLEETGNVSVPFILYTADGNETLASDAITSGLSGYVPRELDDSIERLLAQIRTVVDATKRITETGDDVQSPQVDPETTLQTERDRFAAFFEHSPDPVIVTRRGDPIRIVDVNPTFETVFGYDGSDVTYTTLVDEIVPEGTDPVSLADAVDPGEAMKAEVERLTTDGLTEFRLISFALGIDGDVYEYVIYNDISEQKSRERELERYRTLVETVGDAMYVLDAAGKIEMVNDAMAEQLGVSRENLVGSDPTDYMSDEDVERGREMLREIVEEDGRNWGTYEIQFEPVDGEPYPAEDNVAPMVDDDGNFVGSVGVIRDVSDRKERERRIRRLHDGTRLLMTSTRVEAVAQVASRVARDALDLGINAVYLYDETEDALVPTAVTDRTEKLLGEVTPIEREGGLAWDAYEAGEAIAHGDVRHDPNVQDSETPICSEAHIPIGDEGLFVVGSTEPNDFDEEALALAKILLANVEVAMERARREDELATRTAELERQNDRLDSFASTVSHDLRNPLTIATGHLESLESHIDGEAEKHREEIEWALNRMDDLIENVLTLARSGQRLTTTEPVSLDAVVDQAHRTVDPTLEIVRDEPLPTIEADEDRLLVLFENALRNAREHVGEDVTVTIEGTVDGFAIADDGPGISADERDAVLESGYSTDSDGTGFGLAIVSEVVDAHGWSVAVEESEAGGFRLAISLQN, encoded by the coding sequence ATGGCTGTGTTCGGCACCACCGATTCCCACTACCACCATACCGTACTTTATCTCGATCCAGATCCAGCGACTCGGCGTCGAACCGCCGACGGAATCGAGTCGACTGCCAACCTCGATGTCGAACACGTCACGACCCCATCCGAACTGCGAACCGCGCTCACGTCCGCCGACGAATACGCGTGCGTCGTCACCGAGTATCGACTCGAGGAAACGGATGCGTTAGCTCTGTACGAGCAACTCGAGGAGACCGGTAACGTGAGCGTCCCGTTTATCCTGTACACCGCCGATGGGAACGAGACGCTCGCCAGCGACGCGATCACGTCAGGTCTGTCGGGGTACGTCCCGAGGGAACTCGACGACTCCATCGAACGGCTTCTCGCGCAGATTCGGACGGTCGTCGACGCGACGAAACGGATCACCGAAACCGGCGACGACGTTCAATCCCCACAGGTCGACCCGGAAACGACCCTTCAAACCGAACGCGATCGGTTCGCCGCGTTCTTCGAACACAGTCCCGATCCAGTCATCGTGACGCGACGGGGTGACCCCATACGGATTGTCGACGTCAACCCCACGTTCGAGACGGTCTTCGGCTACGACGGATCAGACGTTACCTACACTACGCTTGTCGACGAGATCGTTCCAGAAGGTACGGATCCGGTATCCCTCGCCGACGCCGTCGATCCCGGGGAGGCGATGAAGGCGGAGGTCGAACGGCTGACGACGGACGGTCTCACCGAATTTCGGCTCATCAGTTTCGCGCTCGGAATAGACGGTGACGTCTACGAATACGTGATCTACAACGACATCAGCGAACAAAAGTCCCGAGAACGCGAACTCGAGCGGTATCGAACGCTCGTCGAAACGGTCGGCGACGCGATGTACGTCCTCGATGCGGCCGGAAAGATCGAGATGGTCAACGACGCGATGGCCGAACAACTCGGCGTGTCGCGGGAGAATCTCGTGGGCTCGGATCCCACGGACTACATGTCAGATGAAGACGTCGAACGGGGACGAGAGATGTTGCGCGAAATCGTCGAGGAAGACGGACGAAACTGGGGGACCTACGAAATACAGTTCGAGCCCGTCGACGGCGAACCGTATCCGGCGGAAGACAACGTCGCACCGATGGTAGACGACGACGGCAATTTTGTCGGCAGCGTCGGCGTCATCAGAGACGTTAGCGATCGAAAGGAGCGCGAACGTCGAATTCGTCGCCTCCACGACGGAACCCGCCTGCTGATGACGTCGACGAGAGTCGAGGCGGTCGCACAGGTCGCGAGCCGGGTCGCACGAGATGCACTCGATTTGGGCATAAATGCTGTCTATCTCTACGACGAAACCGAAGATGCCCTCGTACCCACCGCAGTCACCGATCGAACTGAGAAACTGCTCGGTGAGGTGACGCCGATCGAACGCGAAGGTGGCCTCGCCTGGGATGCCTACGAGGCCGGTGAGGCGATCGCCCACGGCGATGTTCGCCACGATCCGAACGTCCAAGACTCTGAGACGCCGATCTGCAGCGAGGCCCACATTCCGATCGGCGACGAAGGACTGTTCGTCGTCGGTTCGACCGAGCCCAACGATTTCGACGAGGAAGCGCTCGCGCTTGCAAAAATCCTTCTCGCTAACGTCGAGGTCGCGATGGAACGTGCCCGCCGCGAGGACGAACTCGCCACCCGGACCGCCGAGCTAGAGCGCCAGAATGATCGACTGGATTCCTTTGCAAGCACCGTTTCACACGATCTCCGGAACCCGCTGACGATCGCTACGGGTCACCTCGAGAGTCTCGAGAGCCACATCGACGGCGAGGCCGAGAAACATCGAGAAGAGATCGAGTGGGCACTCAACCGGATGGACGATCTCATCGAGAACGTCCTCACGCTGGCCCGAAGCGGCCAGCGCCTGACGACGACGGAGCCAGTATCGCTCGATGCAGTCGTCGACCAGGCCCATCGGACCGTCGATCCGACCCTCGAGATCGTCCGAGACGAGCCGTTACCGACGATCGAAGCCGACGAGGACCGCCTGCTCGTCCTCTTCGAGAACGCCCTCCGAAACGCCCGCGAACACGTCGGCGAGGACGTGACGGTCACGATCGAGGGCACCGTCGACGGATTCGCGATCGCCGACGACGGCCCCGGAATCTCGGCCGACGAACGCGACGCGGTTCTCGAATCGGGGTACAGCACCGATTCGGATGGAACGGGCTTCGGACTCGCGATCGTCTCCGAGGTCGTCGACGCCCACGGTTGGTCGGTCGCGGTCGAGGAGAGCGAGGCCGGTGGATTTCGGCTGGCAATCTCGCTTCAAAACTGA
- a CDS encoding HTH domain-containing protein, whose product MSASEPAVHPVVDPDHREYVRIDCYVRSNVPAAVSDQIRALVDRLWSLREHGCIDDVQVSRWPPQRLLTTEAGSTRGDLVTEFEQWANRHGYSLEPGFRRRENPPAPFVVDTERREQIRVPLVALAFYEDDDADALRGVVPCTERSATGDERTYTVDGWLTAAETRAFDEPIRASQTDQPPLMERQ is encoded by the coding sequence ATGTCTGCAAGTGAACCCGCAGTTCACCCGGTCGTCGATCCCGATCACCGTGAATACGTTCGGATCGATTGCTACGTGCGGTCGAACGTGCCTGCTGCAGTTTCCGATCAGATTCGCGCGCTCGTCGATCGGTTATGGTCGCTTCGCGAACACGGCTGCATCGACGACGTTCAGGTTAGCCGGTGGCCGCCACAACGATTGCTGACGACGGAAGCAGGATCGACCCGCGGTGACCTCGTTACCGAGTTCGAACAGTGGGCGAACCGACACGGCTATTCGCTCGAACCGGGGTTCCGTCGGCGAGAGAATCCGCCCGCTCCGTTCGTCGTCGATACCGAGAGGCGTGAACAGATACGGGTTCCACTAGTCGCCCTTGCATTCTACGAGGACGACGATGCCGACGCCCTTCGCGGCGTTGTCCCATGTACGGAACGCTCCGCCACCGGTGACGAACGGACGTATACCGTAGACGGGTGGCTCACTGCAGCCGAGACACGAGCGTTCGACGAACCCATCCGTGCATCCCAGACCGATCAACCGCCGCTGATGGAACGGCAGTGA
- the lwrS gene encoding LWR-salt protein, whose translation MDARYVFRVRVRLEPGREVVSLEPSSAETTVTLFREAPKPGTEGWLFFRNTLWRGEVSDQRHARRLAADWLSLPERSIEAVDFRELQTDDEHFDALKAAIATDLEVFNADTVSEVLSKYLGSSIRVTDAEDG comes from the coding sequence ATGGATGCCCGCTATGTATTCCGCGTTCGGGTTCGCCTCGAACCGGGACGGGAGGTCGTCTCGCTCGAGCCGAGCAGCGCCGAGACGACGGTTACGCTCTTTCGCGAAGCGCCAAAACCGGGCACCGAGGGTTGGCTCTTCTTCCGGAATACATTGTGGCGCGGCGAGGTTTCCGATCAGCGACACGCCCGCCGCCTCGCCGCCGACTGGCTCAGTCTCCCCGAACGGTCGATCGAAGCGGTCGACTTTCGTGAACTGCAGACCGACGACGAGCATTTCGACGCGCTGAAAGCGGCGATTGCGACCGATCTCGAGGTGTTCAACGCCGATACCGTTTCTGAGGTCCTTTCGAAGTACCTGGGCTCGAGTATCCGGGTGACTGACGCGGAAGATGGATGA
- a CDS encoding helix-turn-helix domain-containing protein: protein MSTIADLRIPAADTALATAFEQAPGATFELESSVSKTLPSLWVAGVDQETAGAAFAADPSVEVAELLVETDSRLLYDVTFTEGSGTNRLWDDLLADGGSLLEARATDGWWQVTVRYHDRDALCEAYDQLVDRGINADLRRVTDVTDTTDHRTRLTPEQQEALEAALEYGYFEIPRGISMEDLAEELGISHQALSERFRRAYETLVDAELQPAGKKSQAD from the coding sequence ATGTCGACGATAGCCGACCTTCGGATTCCGGCGGCGGACACGGCGCTGGCGACCGCCTTCGAGCAAGCGCCAGGGGCCACGTTCGAACTCGAGTCCTCGGTGTCGAAGACGCTGCCATCGCTGTGGGTGGCCGGCGTCGATCAGGAGACTGCGGGTGCAGCATTCGCAGCCGATCCGTCGGTCGAGGTCGCCGAACTCCTCGTCGAAACGGATTCGCGGCTGCTGTACGACGTCACGTTTACCGAGGGTTCGGGGACGAACCGCCTCTGGGACGACCTGTTAGCTGACGGCGGCTCGTTACTCGAGGCGCGGGCGACCGACGGGTGGTGGCAGGTGACGGTTCGCTACCACGATCGCGACGCGCTCTGTGAGGCCTACGACCAACTCGTCGACCGTGGCATCAACGCCGATCTTCGACGCGTGACCGACGTGACCGATACGACCGACCACCGAACGCGATTGACGCCCGAACAGCAGGAGGCCCTCGAGGCTGCGCTCGAGTACGGATACTTCGAGATTCCTCGTGGAATCTCGATGGAAGATCTGGCCGAGGAATTGGGGATCTCACACCAGGCACTCTCCGAGCGGTTCCGGCGAGCGTACGAGACGCTAGTCGACGCCGAACTCCAGCCCGCAGGCAAGAAATCCCAGGCCGACTAG
- a CDS encoding cupin domain-containing protein, giving the protein MERVSTTRAESEEVADGVHLAPLSTGNRAGMIYWRIEPGATLPVHAHANEQLGFVLDGELTAIAEDEEYELSAGDAYLFRSDERHGAENRSAEDAVGLGVLAPPRDEPEWRRQPSAVEDP; this is encoded by the coding sequence ATGGAACGAGTATCGACGACCCGTGCGGAGTCAGAAGAAGTCGCGGACGGCGTGCACCTGGCACCGCTCTCGACGGGTAACCGAGCGGGAATGATCTACTGGCGGATCGAGCCGGGGGCGACCTTGCCGGTCCACGCGCACGCAAACGAACAGTTAGGATTCGTCCTCGACGGTGAACTCACTGCAATCGCCGAAGACGAAGAGTACGAACTCTCAGCCGGTGATGCCTACCTGTTTCGAAGCGATGAACGTCACGGTGCGGAAAACCGAAGTGCCGAAGATGCGGTCGGTCTCGGCGTGCTCGCGCCACCACGCGACGAACCGGAGTGGCGTCGGCAACCGTCGGCCGTCGAGGACCCATGA
- a CDS encoding 4a-hydroxytetrahydrobiopterin dehydratase — protein sequence MADLLSDEEIQDQLLANWDREGDEIVRVYEFDDYLRGVNFAQMVGEIAEAQFHHPEIVIRYSEVEVRLTSHEAGGITDDDIDMAELIESERNA from the coding sequence ATGGCTGACCTGCTTTCCGATGAGGAGATCCAAGACCAACTTCTTGCCAACTGGGATCGCGAGGGCGACGAAATCGTGCGCGTATACGAGTTCGACGACTACCTTCGCGGCGTCAATTTCGCGCAGATGGTCGGCGAAATCGCCGAAGCGCAGTTTCACCATCCGGAAATCGTCATCCGCTACTCGGAAGTCGAAGTTCGCTTGACCTCCCACGAGGCAGGCGGCATCACCGACGACGATATCGACATGGCGGAACTAATCGAATCCGAACGAAACGCCTGA
- a CDS encoding VOC family protein — MDAVDHINLDVDALEPCYEFYHETLGLELVRPPEEFQGDHAMFRAGDTIVTLAATGRAENWDDRGLDHPLDKAHLAFATDRENYESVVDRLGGQFPNQGPYDWGEFEGFYVLDPDGNLLEVVTYDPPDGERTRPLLTHDDVE, encoded by the coding sequence ATGGACGCCGTCGATCACATCAACCTCGACGTCGACGCGCTCGAGCCCTGTTACGAGTTCTACCACGAGACGCTCGGCCTCGAACTGGTCAGGCCGCCGGAAGAATTCCAGGGTGATCACGCGATGTTTCGGGCCGGCGACACTATCGTGACGCTAGCTGCGACCGGCCGCGCCGAGAACTGGGACGACCGGGGTCTCGACCACCCACTCGACAAGGCCCACCTGGCGTTTGCGACCGACCGCGAGAACTACGAGTCAGTGGTGGACAGACTCGGCGGGCAGTTCCCGAACCAGGGGCCGTACGACTGGGGCGAGTTCGAGGGATTCTACGTTCTCGATCCCGACGGCAATCTCCTCGAGGTCGTCACGTACGACCCCCCGGACGGCGAGCGAACCCGACCGTTGCTGACACACGACGACGTCGAGTGA
- a CDS encoding helix-turn-helix domain-containing protein yields MSTSEHRPVVPDEIASPQAKLVYLSLLISGEAKASDLQQTLGLSKLTLFAVLESLSRKNLVERTEGGYVCK; encoded by the coding sequence ATGTCCACGAGCGAACATCGGCCAGTGGTTCCGGACGAAATCGCATCACCACAAGCAAAACTCGTCTATCTGTCACTCCTCATTAGCGGCGAGGCAAAGGCGTCCGACCTGCAACAGACACTCGGACTATCCAAATTAACGCTCTTTGCCGTTCTCGAGTCGCTTTCGAGGAAGAATCTCGTCGAGCGCACGGAGGGTGGCTATGTCTGCAAGTGA
- a CDS encoding geranylgeranyl reductase family protein, with the protein MYDFVVVGVGPPGARFARQAADAGYDVLALEKGRIGEPLACSGHVSTDIWAFTGESAREELFQNAIYGARFHVGGPHSDAYPFYKREVASNVIDRVELDRHLADLASDAGADVREKHTVTDVTEHRDSVVVVANGPAGTVEFEAKMVAGCDGPRSRVRDQLELPQPGELLHGVLAFSAEVDSQDFVDVHLTPPTFFAWRIPRGEAGVEYGLAAPPGVHVNKHFEDLIDGYEVDVSHRCSGAIPIGPPDRVTSRRAFLIGDAAAQTKPFTGGGILYGMTSADHAAREIDPDRPITLAAYERAWRDDLEREMELGRWLRRAYSLPEPAQRIGLGALSGEIGVHMDRPTSLLSPTHIKTMLSRLRG; encoded by the coding sequence ATGTACGATTTCGTCGTCGTCGGTGTCGGCCCACCGGGCGCGCGATTTGCCAGGCAGGCTGCCGACGCGGGATACGACGTGCTCGCCCTCGAGAAGGGGCGGATCGGCGAGCCGCTGGCCTGTTCGGGTCACGTCAGCACGGATATCTGGGCGTTCACGGGCGAGAGCGCTCGCGAGGAGCTGTTCCAGAACGCGATCTACGGGGCGCGGTTCCACGTCGGCGGCCCGCACAGCGATGCGTATCCCTTCTACAAGCGTGAGGTGGCCTCGAACGTCATCGACCGAGTGGAACTGGACCGCCACCTCGCCGACCTCGCCAGCGATGCGGGGGCGGACGTCCGTGAAAAACATACGGTCACCGACGTCACAGAACACCGCGACAGTGTCGTGGTCGTCGCGAACGGTCCCGCCGGCACCGTCGAATTCGAGGCGAAAATGGTCGCCGGCTGTGACGGTCCTCGGTCGCGGGTTCGCGACCAACTCGAATTGCCCCAGCCCGGCGAATTGCTCCACGGAGTCCTCGCTTTTTCTGCAGAAGTCGACTCCCAGGACTTCGTCGACGTCCACCTTACGCCGCCGACCTTCTTCGCGTGGCGTATCCCGCGTGGCGAAGCTGGCGTCGAGTACGGCCTCGCGGCGCCTCCGGGTGTCCACGTGAACAAACACTTCGAGGACCTGATCGACGGTTACGAGGTCGACGTTTCCCACCGCTGTTCGGGAGCGATCCCAATCGGTCCACCGGATCGAGTAACGTCCCGTCGTGCGTTTCTCATCGGCGACGCGGCCGCCCAGACCAAGCCCTTTACCGGCGGCGGCATCCTGTACGGTATGACCAGCGCCGACCACGCCGCACGCGAGATCGATCCCGACCGACCGATCACGCTCGCCGCTTACGAACGCGCCTGGCGCGACGACCTCGAGCGCGAAATGGAACTGGGACGCTGGCTTCGACGAGCATACTCGCTGCCGGAACCGGCACAGCGGATCGGACTGGGCGCGCTATCGGGCGAGATCGGCGTACACATGGATCGTCCGACGTCCCTGCTTTCTCCAACCCACATCAAAACGATGCTCTCGCGGCTTCGTGGGTGA
- a CDS encoding HAD family hydrolase, producing MVSEPDYDFWLLDLDGTIVDVEWSYTREVFDRVGDRIGREFTDREADILWNGLTGSRDHQLEAWGVDPQEFWTAFHEEEDPLVRAEQTYLHEDAAFVSDLEEPVGLVTHCQEFLCEPVLDHVGIRDWFDAQLCCTEETGWKPDPNPVERIMADLGVGHNGHQGVLAGDGANDVGAAWNAGLDAIHVERVGHDRRGQCVLGDYRVQSFDELY from the coding sequence ATGGTCTCAGAACCCGACTACGACTTCTGGCTGCTCGATCTCGACGGGACCATCGTCGACGTCGAGTGGTCGTACACGCGTGAGGTGTTCGATCGGGTCGGCGACCGGATCGGTCGCGAGTTCACCGACCGAGAGGCCGATATCCTCTGGAACGGCCTGACCGGCTCCCGGGACCACCAACTGGAGGCATGGGGTGTCGACCCACAGGAATTCTGGACGGCATTCCACGAGGAGGAGGATCCGCTGGTACGGGCCGAACAAACCTACCTTCACGAGGACGCGGCGTTCGTCTCCGACCTCGAAGAACCGGTCGGACTCGTGACCCACTGTCAGGAGTTCCTCTGTGAGCCCGTACTGGATCACGTTGGCATCCGTGACTGGTTCGATGCCCAGCTGTGTTGTACCGAGGAGACGGGCTGGAAACCCGACCCGAACCCTGTCGAGCGAATCATGGCCGATCTCGGCGTCGGTCACAACGGCCACCAGGGCGTCCTCGCGGGCGACGGTGCGAACGACGTCGGCGCAGCGTGGAACGCCGGACTCGACGCCATCCACGTCGAGCGAGTCGGCCACGATCGTCGCGGACAGTGCGTCCTCGGCGACTATCGCGTCCAGTCGTTCGACGAACTCTATTGA
- a CDS encoding ABC transporter substrate-binding protein: MTDIDSQQKAIDEFQGHAGDRPVMRARFEHNGSPRYMLYTIKRFGYDHDHDFHLDLQLVSDELDDGLETVEAKLQDGDADLIDIDYLSTARERADGASIVAFHPYGQTVGGLVTTADSPIEGLNDLSGRRIGVVRRRDKNWILVRAACREFHGFDPDETATPIEAGSKVELTRLLRDGEVDAVLQFWQIIPEIVEVGPFREVLPMSRLVDRLADSDGPTPISTFLTSEAYLSVHSNAVRGFVGAYRDAVERLQRDDALWDEIGEQLMYEDDPAVVRAVRDRWRAMVVTDWDASTVEGMERLFDRLKTVAGADALGVDELPNGLFRTDLEVDA; this comes from the coding sequence ATGACTGACATCGATTCACAACAGAAGGCGATCGACGAGTTTCAGGGTCACGCCGGCGACCGACCGGTGATGCGGGCTCGATTCGAACACAACGGCAGCCCCCGATACATGCTGTATACGATCAAGCGGTTCGGCTACGATCACGATCACGATTTCCACCTCGACTTGCAACTCGTCTCGGATGAACTGGACGACGGCCTCGAGACTGTCGAAGCGAAACTCCAGGACGGGGACGCCGATCTGATCGACATCGACTACCTCTCGACCGCGCGCGAGCGTGCCGACGGCGCGTCGATCGTCGCCTTTCATCCCTACGGACAGACGGTTGGCGGTCTCGTCACGACGGCCGACTCGCCGATCGAGGGCCTCAACGATCTCTCGGGCCGCCGGATCGGCGTCGTCAGACGTCGCGACAAAAACTGGATCCTCGTCAGGGCGGCCTGCCGGGAGTTTCACGGCTTCGATCCGGACGAGACGGCGACGCCGATCGAGGCCGGATCGAAGGTCGAACTCACCCGACTACTCCGCGACGGAGAGGTCGACGCGGTCCTCCAATTCTGGCAAATAATCCCGGAGATAGTCGAAGTCGGCCCCTTCCGGGAGGTACTGCCGATGTCGCGGCTGGTCGATCGCCTGGCCGATTCCGACGGCCCGACTCCGATCTCGACGTTCCTGACGAGCGAAGCGTATCTGTCCGTCCACTCCAACGCGGTTCGCGGGTTCGTGGGTGCTTACCGGGACGCGGTCGAACGACTCCAGCGCGACGACGCACTCTGGGACGAGATCGGCGAGCAACTCATGTACGAGGACGATCCGGCCGTTGTCCGGGCCGTCCGCGATCGATGGCGCGCGATGGTCGTCACGGACTGGGACGCGTCTACCGTCGAGGGAATGGAGCGACTCTTCGACCGTTTGAAGACGGTCGCCGGCGCTGACGCCCTCGGCGTCGACGAGTTGCCAAACGGCCTGTTCCGAACGGATCTCGAGGTGGACGCATGA